One Desulfonatronovibrio hydrogenovorans DSM 9292 DNA segment encodes these proteins:
- a CDS encoding hybrid sensor histidine kinase/response regulator, with protein MNILIVDDVAENLYLLEIMLKGKGHSVMTATNGQEALNILDSEGIDLIISDILMPVMDGFELCRRAKSDPRHGHIPFIIYTATYTGPKDKQFALKIGADRFIVKPCEPDEFMAQVEDVMKSALEDESPSKTLPAEDGEILKLYNERLVRKLEQKAAQLEEEMKKRVQSDKELRSQEALLRIAGEQARLGGWSVDLSENRVVWSDQVAAIHEMPPGYSPSVEEGISFYAPEYRERIREVFQACVTHGRPYDEEMQIITGQGRKVWIRTIGIAERDDSGRIVRIQGGFQDITFFKKAEEALRKSEQKFRVLAENAPMGIAVHELLMDDQGQPLDYVYLDVNPAFEVHTGLSRSEVLGQKASLVIPGFSRAPFLDVYAKVVLTGESIEFEETVESLDRHYLISAYKIADSQFVTVFLDVTPQKKAEEERQRLQDQLIQAQKMESVGMLAGGIAHDFNNLLHAMSTSVELLGLDKDDDHPDRIRLRTVEKAIDRAGQLIQKLLLFSRKAQIQKKILDLNREIMDCLMVLKRTIPRMINIELDLDNEAWPVEADPVQIEQVLLNLGSNAADAMPEGGTLCIETRNLVLEDDKYLDLEPGYYLLLTVSDTGLGIDRQALGHIFEPFYTTKETGKGTGLGLASVYGIVKAHGGRITCYSESGDGSTFRIYWPAVPGAEVENSEIESRSGLEGGKETILVVDDDQDIRDLTADVLETYGYTTYKAASGEESLGIYSQEKSSVDLVLLDLNMPGMGGLKCLEKLIEINPRVKVLIASGYSAGIQARKSTTLGAVGFIGKPFQIKDLLFKVRQALSSEIDT; from the coding sequence ATGAACATACTTATTGTGGATGATGTAGCCGAGAATCTCTATCTGCTGGAGATCATGCTCAAGGGCAAGGGGCATAGCGTGATGACAGCCACCAATGGGCAAGAGGCCCTGAATATCCTTGATTCCGAAGGTATTGATCTGATCATCAGCGACATCCTTATGCCGGTCATGGATGGATTTGAGCTGTGCAGGAGAGCCAAGAGTGACCCAAGGCACGGGCATATTCCATTCATCATTTATACAGCCACATATACCGGTCCCAAGGACAAGCAGTTCGCCCTGAAAATCGGAGCAGACAGATTCATAGTCAAACCCTGTGAGCCGGATGAATTTATGGCCCAGGTGGAAGATGTCATGAAATCCGCCCTGGAGGATGAATCGCCCTCTAAGACTTTGCCGGCTGAAGATGGGGAGATCCTCAAGCTATATAATGAGCGGCTGGTCAGGAAGCTTGAACAGAAGGCAGCCCAGCTTGAAGAAGAGATGAAAAAAAGGGTCCAAAGTGATAAGGAGCTCCGCAGCCAGGAAGCTTTGCTGCGGATAGCCGGTGAACAGGCCAGGCTGGGCGGATGGAGTGTGGACCTGTCGGAAAACCGGGTGGTCTGGTCGGACCAGGTGGCAGCCATTCATGAAATGCCCCCTGGATATTCACCGTCTGTGGAAGAGGGCATTTCATTTTATGCTCCGGAATACAGAGAACGGATCAGAGAGGTTTTTCAGGCCTGTGTCACTCATGGCCGGCCATATGATGAAGAGATGCAGATAATTACGGGTCAGGGACGCAAAGTATGGATCCGGACCATTGGGATTGCTGAGAGGGATGATTCGGGCAGAATAGTCAGAATTCAGGGCGGATTCCAGGATATCACGTTTTTTAAAAAGGCTGAGGAGGCCCTGAGGAAGAGTGAGCAAAAGTTCCGGGTCCTGGCTGAGAATGCTCCCATGGGTATTGCGGTCCATGAACTGCTGATGGATGATCAGGGTCAGCCCCTGGACTATGTCTACCTGGATGTTAACCCGGCTTTTGAGGTCCACACCGGGCTGTCCAGGTCAGAAGTGCTTGGTCAGAAGGCCTCTCTGGTCATACCGGGATTCAGCCGGGCTCCCTTTCTTGATGTGTACGCCAAGGTAGTGCTGACTGGAGAGTCGATTGAATTTGAGGAAACTGTTGAGTCGCTGGACAGACATTACCTGATTAGTGCCTATAAAATAGCAGACAGCCAGTTTGTCACGGTTTTTCTGGACGTAACTCCGCAAAAAAAGGCTGAGGAAGAGCGGCAAAGGCTCCAGGACCAGCTGATCCAGGCCCAGAAGATGGAGTCTGTGGGCATGCTGGCTGGAGGCATAGCCCACGATTTCAACAACCTCCTGCATGCCATGAGTACCAGCGTTGAGCTGCTAGGCCTGGACAAGGATGATGATCATCCGGACCGGATTCGGCTAAGAACAGTGGAAAAGGCCATTGACCGGGCTGGTCAGCTTATCCAGAAGCTTCTTCTTTTCAGCCGCAAGGCCCAGATTCAGAAAAAGATCCTGGATTTGAACCGGGAAATAATGGATTGCCTGATGGTCCTCAAGCGGACCATCCCTAGAATGATCAATATTGAGCTGGATCTGGACAATGAGGCCTGGCCTGTTGAGGCAGATCCAGTCCAGATTGAGCAGGTCCTGCTCAACCTGGGTTCCAACGCAGCCGATGCCATGCCTGAGGGAGGAACACTGTGCATTGAAACCAGGAACCTGGTTCTGGAAGATGACAAGTACCTGGACCTGGAGCCGGGATATTATCTGCTGCTGACTGTATCTGATACAGGGCTGGGAATAGACAGACAGGCTCTCGGGCATATCTTTGAACCTTTTTATACTACCAAAGAAACAGGAAAGGGAACCGGTCTGGGTCTGGCTTCAGTCTATGGTATTGTCAAGGCCCACGGGGGAAGGATTACCTGTTACAGTGAGTCCGGAGATGGCTCGACCTTCAGAATATACTGGCCGGCTGTCCCTGGTGCAGAAGTGGAAAACAGTGAGATTGAATCCAGGTCTGGCCTTGAGGGAGGAAAGGAAACAATACTTGTTGTGGACGATGACCAGGACATCAGGGATCTGACTGCCGATGTTCTGGAAACATACGGATACACAACGTATAAAGCGGCCAGCGGTGAAGAATCCTTGGGTATTTATAGCCAGGAAAAGAGTTCTGTTGACCTGGTTCTTCTGGACTTGAACATGCCCGGGATGGGAGGTCTGAAATGTCTTGAAAAACTTATTGAGATCAATCCCAGGGTCAAGGTGCTCATAGCCAGTGGGTACTCAGCTGGGATTCAGGCCCGCAAATCCACGACTCTGGGAGCGGTGGGATTTATTGGAAAACCTTTTCAGATCAAAGATCTGCTTTTCAAGGTCAGGCAAGCCCTGAGCAGCGAAATTGATACCTGA
- a CDS encoding ATP-binding protein: MVGIKFSPRPALVWKTMVFIALSMLAGWGSVHARESAVLVGVYDNPPKVFISESGEPAGIFIDILEQIARNERWNLEYVSGSWSQGLERLASGEIDLMPDVAHSAEREKIFSYHKVPVLSDWFQVYAAQDSNINSITDLDGKRVTVLERSVQEEAFERLIQGFGFSSTLIPLPNYNDAFEMVVRGEADAAITNRFFGMFYARKLGLEDTAVIFNPTRLYFAGPADSSKDILDAIDRNLLHFKQDQGSVYYQALSRWTAEDVHFSLPGWVIHLGLIVGLALVMSLGGSAFLKYKVDVRTRELRQINQEIEERIRQRTGELAEAMEKAQVADRIKSAFLATMSHELRTPLNSIIGFTGILLQGLAGPLNQEQHKQMTMVQHSARHLLSLINDVLDISKIEAGQMELSPESFDLSLSIDKLVKLISPQAGKKGIQVQADISPEIGTITADQRRLEQIILNLLNNAVKFTEHGQIRISCRITRDEYVLSVSDTGMGIPFEEQDKLFKPFHQVDTGTSRKHEGTGLGLSICKKLLDLMNGTISVKSSPGQGSTFTVTFPVK; encoded by the coding sequence ATGGTGGGAATAAAGTTCAGCCCACGCCCTGCATTGGTCTGGAAAACCATGGTATTCATTGCCCTGTCCATGCTTGCTGGATGGGGATCAGTACATGCCCGGGAGTCAGCAGTGCTGGTGGGAGTTTATGACAATCCCCCCAAGGTGTTTATCTCGGAATCTGGTGAGCCGGCCGGGATTTTCATCGATATTCTGGAGCAGATAGCCCGAAATGAAAGGTGGAACCTTGAGTACGTCAGTGGTTCCTGGAGCCAGGGTCTGGAGCGGCTGGCCAGCGGGGAAATTGATCTCATGCCGGATGTGGCCCATAGTGCTGAACGGGAAAAAATATTTTCTTATCATAAGGTGCCGGTCTTATCAGACTGGTTCCAGGTATATGCGGCCCAGGACAGCAATATTAATTCCATCACTGATCTGGATGGCAAAAGGGTAACTGTACTGGAACGTTCGGTCCAGGAGGAGGCTTTTGAAAGGCTTATCCAGGGGTTCGGGTTTTCATCCACTTTAATTCCTTTGCCCAACTATAACGATGCCTTTGAGATGGTTGTGCGGGGCGAAGCTGATGCAGCCATCACCAACCGTTTTTTCGGCATGTTTTACGCCAGAAAGCTGGGACTGGAAGACACAGCTGTCATCTTCAATCCTACCAGGTTGTATTTTGCCGGTCCTGCTGATTCTTCAAAGGACATTCTGGACGCCATTGACAGGAATCTTTTGCATTTTAAACAGGACCAGGGCTCGGTCTATTATCAGGCTTTGAGCAGATGGACGGCTGAAGACGTCCATTTCAGTCTTCCTGGATGGGTTATCCATCTGGGTTTAATCGTTGGCCTTGCCCTTGTTATGAGTCTGGGAGGAAGTGCATTTCTCAAGTACAAGGTTGATGTCCGGACCAGGGAGTTGAGGCAGATAAATCAGGAAATTGAAGAGCGGATCAGGCAGAGGACAGGGGAACTGGCCGAAGCCATGGAAAAAGCTCAGGTGGCCGACAGGATCAAATCAGCCTTTCTGGCCACCATGTCTCATGAACTGCGCACTCCACTGAATTCCATTATTGGTTTTACTGGCATCCTGCTTCAGGGGCTGGCCGGGCCCTTGAACCAGGAACAGCACAAGCAGATGACCATGGTCCAGCACAGCGCCCGTCATCTGCTGTCTTTGATTAACGATGTCCTGGACATCTCCAAGATCGAGGCCGGACAAATGGAGCTTTCACCGGAGTCCTTTGATCTGAGCCTTTCAATTGATAAACTGGTAAAACTCATTTCTCCCCAGGCCGGGAAAAAGGGGATTCAGGTCCAGGCTGATATTTCTCCGGAAATTGGGACCATTACAGCTGATCAGCGCCGCCTGGAACAAATCATCCTCAACCTTCTCAATAATGCGGTGAAATTCACCGAACACGGTCAGATCAGAATTTCATGCCGGATTACCCGGGATGAATACGTGCTCTCGGTTTCCGACACAGGCATGGGCATTCCGTTTGAAGAACAGGACAAGCTTTTTAAACCCTTCCACCAGGTTGATACCGGAACCTCGCGCAAGCATGAAGGAACGGGCCTTGGATTGTCCATCTGCAAAAAGCTGCTGGACCTGATGAACGGGACCATAAGCGTAAAAAGCAGCCCTGGGCAGGGAAGCACCTTTACGGTAACTTTTCCAGTGAAATAA
- a CDS encoding YdbL family protein, whose protein sequence is MTKHISFILTCWVFMVVFIISSPAYAQSKDEVTASMRDRYPALQEAKNNGLVGEAWTGLAALVDQDAPASVQNLVNAENNDRRRLFQIIAQETGTSVEEVARQNRIRMYRLAEDNHFLQDQNRQWVRKRDLNL, encoded by the coding sequence ATGACAAAGCATATTTCATTTATTTTGACCTGTTGGGTGTTCATGGTGGTGTTTATTATCAGCAGTCCGGCCTATGCCCAGAGCAAAGATGAGGTGACGGCCAGTATGAGGGACCGCTATCCTGCTCTGCAGGAAGCCAAGAACAACGGCCTGGTGGGTGAAGCCTGGACCGGTCTGGCTGCATTGGTGGATCAGGATGCACCAGCCAGTGTCCAGAACCTGGTCAATGCTGAAAATAATGACCGCAGAAGGCTTTTTCAGATAATTGCTCAGGAAACCGGCACCTCAGTGGAAGAGGTGGCCAGGCAGAATCGGATCCGCATGTATCGCCTGGCTGAGGACAACCATTTTCTCCAGGATCAGAACAGGCAGTGGGTCAGAAAAAGGGACCTTAATCTGTAG
- a CDS encoding response regulator, with protein sequence MPSLSWFCFVALVLIQSAYLLSCPSISIASPDLTLEEQSWLADNPDKLVIWYDRKFPPIEFQSEQGDFEGVAADIMRLIEQRLDISFKTVPAPEWTVLLQSLESGAAPIAPVIAKTPEREEYAFFSAPYVSIPVVVITTRDRPGARSLEDFTGLKVAAIKGYVTEAFLRDNYGDLLDVVTVDNIQEGLRDVSFGVVDAMIENLAVAAYYIEEQKLPNLRVAGDTGFTYHLRFAVSREYPLLFSAMEKAMADIPDEEIRSIQNRWLPVTQDWGLGPEQVQRLKMAALFVTALILSLGLLSLLLRRKLKQRMADLERTRQEVIESEERYRAIFNNAPMGIFRTTYNGRFIEANPTLARMLGYSSREELLERVQDLGTDLYPALEDRWAFLEALRSSPEGISMETQFKRKDGEIFYAIVNASLQTDQDGSPSFLDGTIEDITQRKKVEKERERLQAKLWQAQKMESVGVLAGGVAHDFNNILQMMRGSVHLLGVSKPDDHPDRPRLKVIEKSIERAAQLVSQLLLFSRKAEIRRRPLDLNAEIAEAVKMLERTIPKMIRIELALDSSIWPVNADPVQVEQVILNLASNAADAMADGGVLGFETENIDLVEGMSPDLEPGKYVLLRVSDTGPGMEKRIQEDIYDPFFSTKEVGKGTGLGLASVYGVVKAHHGHIVCFSQPDLGTTFKIYWPALPEAQVDESETIRDTSPEGGNETILIVDDEADVRDLTRDILAAHGYTVLSASTGEEALEIFAQKPGQINLVILDLNMPGMGGHKCLAELLGQDPLVRILVVSGYSAMGLGEKTIKAGAAGFMGKPFQLPELLIEVRKILDKGSG encoded by the coding sequence ATGCCGAGTCTGTCCTGGTTCTGTTTTGTAGCCCTGGTCCTGATTCAGTCGGCTTATTTGCTGTCCTGCCCCTCCATTAGTATTGCTTCACCTGACCTTACCCTGGAAGAACAGTCCTGGCTGGCTGATAATCCGGACAAGCTGGTCATCTGGTATGACAGAAAATTCCCACCCATTGAATTCCAGTCTGAACAAGGTGATTTTGAGGGCGTGGCCGCAGACATTATGCGGCTGATAGAACAGCGCCTAGATATCTCCTTCAAGACAGTTCCGGCCCCGGAGTGGACTGTTTTGCTTCAGTCCCTGGAAAGCGGTGCTGCACCCATTGCCCCGGTCATAGCCAAGACCCCGGAGCGGGAAGAGTATGCCTTTTTCAGTGCTCCCTACGTGAGTATCCCGGTAGTAGTCATCACCACCAGGGACCGGCCTGGAGCAAGGTCCCTGGAAGATTTCACCGGACTTAAGGTCGCTGCCATCAAGGGCTACGTCACTGAAGCATTCCTGCGGGATAATTACGGTGATTTACTGGATGTCGTGACTGTGGACAACATTCAGGAGGGACTGCGGGATGTGTCTTTTGGGGTGGTGGACGCCATGATCGAGAACCTGGCTGTGGCCGCATACTACATTGAAGAGCAGAAGCTGCCCAATCTGAGGGTGGCCGGGGATACCGGGTTCACCTATCATCTCCGTTTTGCCGTAAGTCGGGAATACCCTTTGTTATTTTCGGCCATGGAAAAGGCCATGGCCGACATTCCTGATGAAGAGATCAGGTCTATTCAGAATCGCTGGCTTCCAGTTACCCAGGACTGGGGGCTAGGACCTGAACAGGTCCAGCGGCTTAAAATGGCTGCTCTTTTTGTAACCGCTCTGATCCTGTCTCTGGGTTTGCTCAGCCTGCTGCTGCGCCGCAAGCTCAAGCAGAGAATGGCTGACCTGGAAAGGACCAGACAGGAAGTGATTGAAAGTGAGGAACGTTACAGAGCCATATTCAACAACGCCCCCATGGGGATATTCCGGACAACCTATAATGGACGTTTCATAGAGGCCAACCCGACTCTGGCCAGGATGCTCGGCTATTCCAGCCGTGAGGAGCTGCTGGAGAGGGTTCAAGACCTGGGAACGGATCTTTATCCAGCTCTGGAAGATCGCTGGGCTTTTCTTGAGGCCTTAAGATCCAGTCCGGAAGGGATCAGCATGGAGACTCAGTTCAAACGAAAAGACGGAGAGATCTTTTATGCCATAGTCAATGCATCCCTTCAAACGGATCAGGATGGGAGTCCGAGTTTTCTGGATGGAACCATAGAAGACATCACCCAGCGGAAAAAAGTTGAAAAAGAACGGGAAAGACTCCAGGCCAAGCTCTGGCAGGCCCAGAAGATGGAATCAGTAGGTGTTCTGGCTGGTGGAGTGGCTCATGATTTCAACAATATCCTGCAGATGATGAGGGGAAGTGTTCATCTGCTTGGCGTTAGCAAGCCGGATGATCATCCTGACAGACCGCGGCTGAAAGTGATTGAAAAGTCCATTGAACGGGCCGCTCAGCTGGTGAGTCAGCTTCTTCTTTTCAGCCGCAAAGCCGAGATCAGAAGACGTCCTCTGGATTTGAACGCAGAGATAGCTGAAGCAGTGAAGATGCTGGAAAGGACCATTCCCAAAATGATCAGAATTGAACTTGCTCTGGACAGCAGTATCTGGCCGGTCAACGCTGATCCGGTCCAGGTGGAGCAGGTTATCCTGAATCTGGCTTCCAATGCTGCTGATGCCATGGCTGACGGAGGTGTCCTGGGCTTTGAAACGGAAAACATTGATCTGGTTGAGGGCATGAGCCCGGACCTTGAGCCGGGAAAATACGTCCTGCTGAGGGTTTCAGACACCGGGCCGGGTATGGAAAAACGGATTCAGGAAGATATCTATGATCCTTTTTTTTCCACCAAGGAAGTCGGTAAAGGCACTGGTCTTGGGCTGGCTTCGGTTTACGGGGTGGTCAAGGCCCATCATGGGCATATTGTCTGCTTCAGCCAGCCGGATCTGGGGACGACATTTAAGATCTACTGGCCTGCATTGCCAGAAGCCCAGGTTGATGAGAGCGAAACCATACGGGACACTTCTCCTGAAGGAGGCAACGAGACCATACTCATCGTGGATGATGAGGCAGACGTGCGGGATTTGACCCGGGATATCCTGGCTGCCCATGGTTATACGGTCCTGTCTGCTTCCACCGGGGAAGAGGCTCTGGAAATATTTGCTCAAAAACCCGGCCAGATCAATCTGGTTATTCTGGATCTGAATATGCCGGGAATGGGCGGACATAAGTGTCTGGCTGAACTGCTTGGTCAGGACCCCCTGGTCAGGATACTGGTGGTCAGCGGGTATTCTGCCATGGGCCTGGGTGAAAAAACCATCAAAGCCGGAGCAGCAGGGTTCATGGGAAAACCCTTTCAACTTCCCGAGCTTTTAATTGAGGTCCGGAAAATTCTGGACAAAGGGTCTGGTTAG
- a CDS encoding response regulator, which produces MKKTLLVIEDNEQNLYLMKFLLESNGYQVVEALDGRTGIEKALSILPDAILLDIQLPEMDGYAVAAELKSNSITQKIPIIAVTSYAMVGDREKIMAAGANGYIEKPINPETFIIEMESCMSGETCRPEK; this is translated from the coding sequence GTGAAAAAGACCCTGCTGGTCATAGAAGACAATGAACAGAATCTGTATCTGATGAAATTTCTGCTGGAAAGTAACGGCTATCAAGTGGTTGAGGCCCTGGACGGCAGGACAGGTATTGAAAAGGCCCTGAGCATACTGCCGGATGCCATACTGCTGGACATTCAGCTGCCTGAAATGGATGGATATGCTGTTGCCGCAGAACTGAAAAGCAATTCAATAACCCAGAAAATACCGATTATTGCGGTCACTTCCTATGCCATGGTCGGGGACCGGGAAAAGATCATGGCTGCAGGAGCCAATGGATATATTGAAAAACCAATTAATCCGGAAACATTCATTATAGAAATGGAAAGCTGCATGTCAGGGGAAACATGCCGACCGGAGAAATAA